GTTCGGCTCGGCGGTGCGCTACTGGCGCGGCAAGGGCGGCCAGTGGAAGGCACGCGTGCAGGCGCCCGCCGGGACGAATCAATGAAGCGGCTCGTCTGTCTGGTCGTTGTCGCGCTCGGCTTGATGCAAGGCGCGTTGGCCGACGATCAGACTCGCCAGGACCGCATGTCAGACTATCTGCGCCAGAAGTTCGGCCTCGCGAAGGAGAAGGCCGAGCAGATCTCGAACGCGGTGCGCACCGCCTCCGAGAAGTACGCGCTGCCGCCCGCGCTGATTCTCGCGATCATCTCGATCGAATCGCGCTTCAAGGAAAAGGCCAAGGGCGGCAATGGCGCGACGGGGCTGATGCAGGTCGTGCCCGGCGCGCACAAGCGCATGCTGAAAGACGTGAAGGATCTCACCGACCCGGAGACCAATATCGAGGTCGGCTCCGCGATTCTGTACGGCTACATGAAATCGGCGGGCGGCGATCTGAATGCCGCGCTGAAGAGCTACGGTGGATCGCAGGCGTATGCGGAGAAGGTCAACGGCCGCGTGAAGACATTCGCGGAAGTCGCGGAGGTGGATGCCAGCGCGGCATCGGGCGCGGACCAGCCGCTGCCGTCGCGCGACGGCGGATGCGACGCGCGCTACACGTCGCTTTGTATCGGGCCCGTGGTCTACGTGAGTCCCATCGAAGAAGCTGCGAGCAGCCCAAGCGTGTCGCAGCGCGCGACCAGTCTGCTCAATTCGTTGCTGCCGCTGTCGCACTGAACGGCGGGCAACACAGGGTGCCGACGGCTCGCGCCGTCGCGCATCACTTCTGCGTCAACATCATGTACATCTGGATGACCGTCTCCGGCGAGAACTGGAACGGCACCCAGCCATGTCCCGTATGGCGCATCACGAGCAGACGGTCGCCGTTCGTTTGCTTCTGCACCGCCATGGCCGGGTTTTTCGTCGATACGAAACGCCAGCCGGCGGGCAGGTTCGGCGGGACTTCGGGTTCCATCGACGCGCGCGCGTTCGACAGTTCCTCGATCAGCTGACCCAGTTGCAGCGGATGCAGCGTGACCGACTTGCCGCCGATGGTCATCGTGATTTCGTTCTGGCTCGGGCGCTCGATATGCAACGTCGGCTTTTCTGCC
The Paraburkholderia hospita DNA segment above includes these coding regions:
- a CDS encoding lytic transglycosylase domain-containing protein, with the protein product MKRLVCLVVVALGLMQGALADDQTRQDRMSDYLRQKFGLAKEKAEQISNAVRTASEKYALPPALILAIISIESRFKEKAKGGNGATGLMQVVPGAHKRMLKDVKDLTDPETNIEVGSAILYGYMKSAGGDLNAALKSYGGSQAYAEKVNGRVKTFAEVAEVDASAASGADQPLPSRDGGCDARYTSLCIGPVVYVSPIEEAASSPSVSQRATSLLNSLLPLSH